The genomic DNA TTACGGCGGCGCATACGGCACCAACCTTTCGGGCAATCCCGATTCCGCCACGGTCGGCTCTCCCTCCACCTACGCGGGCGCTCTGAGCGTTGCGAGCATCAACGGTCAGCAGGCGAAATATATCCGCGTCAACGTGGCGGGTAACGATAAATATCTGTACTATACCGAGGCGAGCGACGGCAACGGAAATCAGAAGGATTTCATTGCCGAGTTGAAAGCCAAACACCCCGAACTCGTGAACAGCCAGACTGGCGACATCAAACTCGATTACGTGGTCGTTCCCGGGTACGGCTTGTCCGTCAACTATACGCGCAATATCGACGTGAAGGGCAAGATCGCAGTCGTCCGCCGCGGCGGAAACGTCACGTTCGAGGAAAAGGTGCGCGTTGCAAAATTGAAGGGCGCGATCGCCTGCGTCATCTACAACAACGTGTCGGGCATTATCCGCATGAGTCTGGGCAACCTGAACGATCCCATTCCAACCTGCTCGATCACCATGGACGCGGCGAACAACTTTGTTTCCTTCCAGAAGGGGACCATGTATGTGAACGAATCGCAGAAAGCGGGTCCGTTCATGTCCGACTTTTCCAGTTGGGGCCCGACGCCCGATCTGAAACTCAAACCCGAAATTTCCGCGCACGGCGGCGAGATCACATCCACCGTTCCCAACGGTTGGGCGGAATACAGCGGCACAAGTATGGCTTCGCCCAATATGGCGGGCGCGATGAGCCTGATCCTTTCTTACGTCAAACAAAACGTATCATACGATCAGAACAACACCGACCGCGACGCGGTGGCAATGTCCAACTTCCTCGTGATGAGCACGGCGACCATCGCCCGCGACGAAGCCGATCAGCCCTATTCGCCGAGAAAACAGGGCGCGGGTCTTGCCGACATCAAAAAGGCGATGTCCACCAAGGCGTATCTGTATGTGGACAAGGGCGACAAAGCGAAAATAGAAGTGGGCGACGATCCCGAAAAAACGGGCGAATATACGCTGAAATTCCGCGTGAAGAATATGTCCGACGCACAGCGTACGTATACACTCGGCACCAAGACGATGACCGAAACGATCGCATCCGACGGCATGACCGTCGCCGAACGCGCGTATATGCTCGACAATATGTCGGATATTTCGTTCAAAGGCAAGGGCGTGACGGGCGATAAACTCGTGCTCGCCGCCGGCGCGGACGTGGAGATCGCCGTACAGATCAACTTGGGCGCAAGCGCGAAAGCGTATATCGATAAGAATTTCGAAAACGGAATGTACGTCGAAGGTTTCGTAACTCTTACGGACACTTCGACCGATACGCCCGTCGATCTGAACATTCCCTGGCTGGGCTTTTACGGCGACTGGTACGCCGCGCCCATGTTCGATATTTCCGAATACGAACTGAGCGAAGCATTGCAGGACGACAGCATTCCCGACGACGAAAAGCCGCAGGCAGCCATCTATCCCACCGTACCGCTCGGCTCCTATAACGAAAACAAATATATTATTCCTCTCGGCACCTATCTCTACGAACAGGAAGCGGGCGTGCGCCAGATCTATTCTTCGTCGGACAAGGCGGCGATCTCCATCTACGATACGAAAGGACACCGCACAGTCAGCCAGTTGTACGCGATATATGCGGGACTTTTGCGCGGCGCAGAATATATGAATATCTCCATCACCGACGCCGTCACGGGCGAAGTCGTGTTCCAAAAGACTGACAAGAACGTGCGCAAGGCGTACACGGGCGGTTCGAGCACCGCGCGTGCCGCCGTCGTCGAACTGGAATGGAGCGCCAAGGAATTGGGCTTGGATAACAACAAGCAGTACGTATTCCATATGGACGGAAAACTCGCCAGCATGGAAAACCGCCCGTACGACGCGAGTCAGTATGCCTACGGCAAATCTTTCGACTTCAATTTCTACGTCGATACCGAAGCGCCCGAGATCGTCGATTACCGCGTGCGCTACGAGCCGTATAAGGACGAGAGCGAAAAGATCCGTTATTCGGTATATCTCGACGTGGACGTATACGACAATCATTACGCGCAGTCCATTGCGCTGTGTTTCGCCGATTATTCTACCATGACGCTCGAACTTCTCGATGCGAACATGACGCCTATTTACAGCGAAAAGAACTCGACGACCACCGTGACGCTGGATATCACCGACTATTACGATCAGAACGTCGATTTATATTTGCAGGTAGATGATTACGCGCTCAACGCGCGGGCTTATCGCATCAATAACTTCAAATCGCTTGCCGACGCGGTCAATTATCCCGAATCCATCGAGATCGTGAGCGGCGAAGACGCGACGGGCGAAGGTTATTCCAAGGCCGTCACCATCGGCGTCAACGAAGCGTATAAACTTGAAACGCTGATCGCGCCTGCCGACGCGACGTCCGTCAACCTGTATTGGAGTTCGGACGACGAGAACGTCGTGCGCGTCAAAGACGGCGAACTGTTCGGCGTCGGTCCCGGCACCGCGCTGGTGCGCGTGTACGGCGGCAAGAACGAATATGCGAGCGCATCGGACGGCATTCTCGTGACCGTTTCGGACGAAGTCAAGAGTGAGCCGGGCGTCAATAAAATGGAGTTGGGACTCATTCAGAATACCGACGATAACCTCGTCAATCCGACAAATGCGGTGGTTAAGGTGCACCCGAACGAAAGTTTCCGCCTGCGTGCGACTCTGGAACCGTGGTATACCTCCGTGCCGCCCGTCATCGAGTGGGAATCTTCCGTGCCCGAAGTCGCTTCCATCGGTAAGGATACGGGCTACGTCAAGACGCTTTCGGAGGGAAGTACCGTCATCAAGGGAACCCTGATGATCAACGGAAAACCCAGCCTGTATTCCGTGTCCACGACGCTCGCGGTCGGCCCCGAATTCGTGGTGCAGAACGGATATCTCAGAGAGTATCACGGCGCGGGCGGCAAGGTGACCATTCCCAAATCGCTCAACGTCTACTATATCTACGAAGAAGCGTTCCGCGACAACGTGAACATCACGGAACTGGAAATTTCCGCGCCCTGCACGGAAATCCAGCCCTTGGCGTTTGCAAACATGAAATCGCTCAAACGCGTCGTTTTCCCCGAAACCATTGAATTCGTCTACCGCAACGCATTTTACGGCTGTTCCAAACTCGAACAGATCGATCTGCATTCGCGGGCGATCTCTTTCGGTGCGCAGTGCTTTGCAAACTGCGTATCGCTCAAACGCATCAACAACGTGCAACTTCTGAACGGACTCAAAAAAGAGGACGTACAGATCCTCGATCTGAAAGAGGGTGTGGATTTCAAGCGTATTCCCGCGCATATGGCGTCCATCGGCGACGAGGCTTTTGCGGGATGCAGCGGCCTTGAAGCACTGGATATCACAGGGCTTCGCGTCGCGGGACAGGGGGCTTTCTACAACTGTATCGGGCTCAAAAAAGTCACGCTGAGCCGCTTTACCGCCATCAGCGACGATATGTTCCTCAACTGTAAAAATCTTACTCAGTTGGTCTACACCGACCTTACCCCCGATCAGATAGACGTCATCACGTATCCCAACAAGGTGTCGCCTTTCGGAAATTGCAATATACGGGAGATCACGTTCCTCGGCGGCGGCGATGCTTTCGTCATGGAAGAAGTGAACGGCGTTTCCGCGATCTACCGCGGCGAGGACAAAAAGACGCTTATACGGGTGGGGCAGAACGCGGTTTCTTTCACGGTTCCCGCCTCAGTCGAAGTCATTGCGGCGAACGCGTTTTCGGGTAACTCGAAACTGTCTTCCGTCAACTTTGCGGAGAGCGGCAACTTAAAAGAGATCGGCGCGTACGCTTTCTCGGGCACGGGACTGACTTCCGTCAAACTGCCCGCGACGCTGGAAAAACTCGGGAAAGGCGCTTTCTCCTGGTGCGAGTTCATGACGAGCGCAGACCTTTCCGTTTTCCGCGGCGCATTGCCCGAACAGGCGTTCTACAACGCGGCGTTGCAACAGGTATCGTTCGGCGCAAACATCACGGAAATCGGCGCGCAGTGTTTCGCCTATACGGAACTCGGTGACGTGGATCTCAGCGCGACGAATGTGAGCGCGCTCGGCGACGGCGCGTTCGAAAATTGCGAAAAACTCGTCGGCGTGAAACTGGGCAGGATCGTTTCCATGGGCGACGGCGTGTTCGCCGTGCACGGCAGCGGAGCGCTCGTCAGCGTTTCCTTTGCCATGGGCAGCAGCGCGCTTGGCACGAATACTTTCTCTCGTCAGGCCGTTTTGCGCCTTTTGGAACTTCCCGAAAGCATGAAAGCGCTCACCGAGATCGGAAACGGCGTGTTCCGCGGCTGTAAAGCGCTCGAAGGCGTGCCGTTCGTCCCCGTCAGCGTGGGCGATTCCGCATTCGAAAATTGTACTTCGCTCAAAAATATAGATCTTTCCGCACTGAAAACCGCAGGCGACGCGGCGTTCAAAAACTGTTCCGTATTTGCGGCGGGCGATCTCAGTCAGTTGCAGATCATCGGCAAAGAAGCGTTCTACGGCTGCGTAAAATCGCTTTCGTTCGACCTTCCTTCCGTCACGGCGGTCGGCGCGCGCGCGTTCGAGGCCTCGGGCGTGAAAAGTCTGGATTTCCCCAATATCAAAACGATGGGGGATTACGCGTTCTTCAATACCGCAATCGCGGGCGCAAACGGCACGTTATCGATTCCTTCCGGCATCGAAAAGATCGGCGAGGGCGCGCTCGGCGGACTGACTTTTATCACCGCTTTCTCTATGGGCGAACACGATAAATACTTTGTTGAAAACGGCGTTTTGTATGAGCGCGTGCCCAACGGGGTGCAGATTCTTGCCTGCCCTGCGGGAAAAACGGGTAAAGTCGTGCTGAACGACCGTACCGTGCGCGTGGCTGCCAGTTCCTTTGAAAATGCCACCCGCATCACTTCCGTCGAATTCCCGTACGTATTCAAAGCGGTCGGGAATAGAGCCTTCTTCAACTGCGGCGCGGGCGAATACGTGTTCGGCTGTCTGAAAGCGCCCGTGCTCGAAGCCAAGCCCTTGACTGCGGACGACTTTGCGGCGGGCTCTGAAATGTACCGTATTCTCGACGATGCGGGCAGCATTGCCAGCGAAAAATTCTACGCAAACTTTAAAGACTACGTTGCGCTCGTACTCTTTGCGGGCAAAAACGGCATCGTAGGCAAGGATGATCTGCAATTAAAACTCGTCTGCCCCGAAAACGCAACTGGCTTTGACGGGCGGATTTATGCGGCGTATTTCTCCGACAGGCGCACGAGCGAAATCATCGCGGACGACAACGCGCGCAGCGCGCTCGCTCTGATCGGGCAACTCCCTTCGGCGGAAACGGTGCTTGCGCTCGATAAGAGCGACGCAGCCGCATGGAAAGAATACCGTTCCGCGGCGGCTGCCGCGCGCGAAGCGTTAAATCTGGTATCCGCAACGCAGAGTCGATTCGTTACCAACGCCGAAACTCTCTATCAAGTGGAAGAGGCCATGCGCGAGCGTGCCGCCGATTTCGGCGAAATCGTTACCCGCAAGAGCATTTCCGTAGGAAAGGAAGCGGCGAAGATGAGTTATCTGCGCGGTGAAAAATTCGATCCCGCGGGCATGGTGCTCGTACTTGTCTGGTCCGACGGTTCCAGGGAGGAGATCACGAAAGGATATAGCATCGTCGGCGGCGATAAGCCGCTCACGCTGAACAACCGTACCGTTACCATTCAGTACGAGGGACTGTCCACCGTGCTCAACGTGACGGTCAATAAACCCGCCATCGAATCCATCGAGGTGGAAACGCTGCCCGCAGAGCAGGATTATCGGCCCGGAGATACGTATGTGTCGGCAGGACTTGTGATCAAGATCAACTATGTGGACGGCATCAGCGAACTTCTGTACACGGGTTATACCGTGGAAGCCGACTTGCTGAAAGCGGGGGACAACGTCATCACCGTTTCCTACGGTGGCAAGACGATCACCTATAAGGTCACGGTAGAAGAGCAAGACGACGGCGTGGATCCCGAACCCGCGCCGAAAGGCTGTGCTTCCGCGGTCGCGTTTGCGTCCGTAGTTCCTGCGGGACTGCTTCTCGCGGCGGCGCTGTTCGTCCTGCGTAAAAAGAAAAATTCTTAAAAACCCGATCGGGCGCCGCGCCACATTCGCGGCGCCCGTAATTTTTTTTGCGGCAGATTGATTTTTTCGGCCGTTTATGATATACTGAAAAAAGAAGCGGCGGATGGCCGCAAATTTGAAGGCGGAAAAAAAGATGGATGAAAAGATCCGTGAGATCGGCGTGGCGCAGTTCAATCCCTACGTCCGTTACGTAAATCGGCTGGAAGGCTCCGTCCACGAAAATCACATCGTGCCCTGGCGCATTCTGTACGATTTCGAAGTGATATTCGTCACTAAGGGCGCGTTGAAAGTTTTGAAGGATGATTCCGAATACACGATCGGAGAGGGGTGCCTTCATATCATGCCGCCGTTCGTGCGGCACACGCGCATCGTGCCCGAACGTGTGGCGACGACCTATTACGGCGTGCATCTCGATTTTATGTTCGACGAGAGCAGCCCCGATTTTTCCGCGTGGGAAGTTTATAAACAGCCGTGCGAGCGCAAACTCAATACCGTTCCGATCCGCCCCGACCTCGCGGCGAGAAAGAGTTATAAACCGGCCATCATGGAACTCGTCGAGAGTTATCCCGTCCGCAACAAACCCAGATTCGTGGAACTTTTCAACAAACTTTACGAAACTTTTCAGGATAAATCGGTGGGCGGCCGCTTTTGCACCAAAGCGTATATGATCCTCATTATCGCCGAATTTCTGGACGATCTGAAAAATCAAGATGCGGAAAATGCAAGTGGCGCCGATTACGTTTCGCAGTTCATCGATTATACCATGAATCATTATTCCGAAGAGATCGACCTCAACAAGGTAGTGCGCGATTACGGTATTTCGCCCAGCCGCTTCCGCGCTATTTTCAAACATCAGATGAACCGCGCGCCGCTGGAATATATCATTGATTATCGCATGGAACAGGCGAAAAAGTTGTTCCTGACGGGAAAATACAATATTTCCGAAGTGGGCTACATGGTCGGGTACGACGATATGCATTATTTTTCCCGCCTATTCAAACAGAAAGTAGGGTGTTCGCCCACTGCTTTTATCAAAAATTTACAGCATACCTCTTGACGGGGGTATGCTTTTTTTAATCGAAAAATCCAAAGATACGAAAATATTGTCTAAATACAAACTCCGATCTCCGTGATACAATAAATTTGTAAACGGAGATTTTTTTATGATGGATGAAGTTTTTGCCGAGTTTTACAAGAAGATAAATTATCCGCTTTCGGTCCGCAAAGAGAAAAACGCGCAGGGCGCCGCGACGCTGTGCGGCGGCAGCGGAGAACTCACGCTATCAGCCGGCAGTTATGTCGTATACGATATGGGCGCGCCGTCAGTGGGCGGGTATCCGACTTTCCGCGTCAGCGCCTTTTCGGGCGAACCTGCGCTGCATATTTCCTATTCCGACCGCTTCGCGCCGTTTGAAAAGGAAGAAACGATGGAAAAGGGAGATTTCACGCGCGGCAGTTGCACCTATTTGGGGGTAGAACTTCCCGTCATGCCCGCCAATCCCTATCGTTTCGAAGACTATTCCGTGCGCCGCACGGGACAGTTCGTCTATCCCCTCATTCAGGGGCAGGAGCGGTTCGTGTGCATTTCCGTGCCCGAAGGCTCGGCGGGGCAGGTGAGCCTTTCCGAGTTTGCCATCGTCGACGATTCCGCCCCCGTTCTTCCCGTCGGGTATTTTCAAAGCGATCGGGAAGATCTGAACAGGCTCTGGCTCGCCAGCGCGCGCACGCTGCGGCTCGCGAGCGTGCAGGCGAATCAGTGGGAGGACGTACGGGGTAAATTATGCCTTCGCAAACTGACCAAATGGCAGAACGCAGCGCTCGCCCGAGAATTCGATCTCGGCGAAATGCGCCTTTGCTGCGATTTTCAGATTTCGCGCAATCCCGAATACCCGACGGGTATCGGTATCCTCTTTTTTGCACAAACTCCGAGAGAAGGCGCCCTTCTCGAAATCACCGAAAAAGGCGAGGTTTCGCTCTGGCAGACGGGGAAAGACGATCGCGTCCTCCTCGCCGCTTCGCGCGTTGCGCCTCTTACCGATAACGTTTCCTATCATTTGGAGATCGACGCCGCCGCGTCTGGCGCGGCTGTGTTTTTAGAAGGAACAGAGATCCTGCGTTTCGATGCCCCCCTGCAAACGGGCGGCAGTTTCGGATTCTGGATGGATACGGAATGGCGCGCCGTCTGCGAGGCTTTGTCCGTCTTTGTAAAAGGCGAACCAGTCTACGAATGGCAGGGCGGAACGGAAGATTTCGATATCCGCCGCAGCGGCTTTTTCATTTCGGACGGCGCCAAGCGCGACCGCCTGCCCTGGTCGGGAGATCTGGACTGGGCGTTCGACTGCGGCTGGTATTCGTTCGGGGAGCGCATGGACGCGCTCAACACCTTGCAGATCTTAGCGGTGCACCAGTCGCCCGAAGGCTACATATTCGGCACCTGCTATCCAGAAAATACCGTTCCCCCGAACAACGGCGAATACGGCGATTATCAGTCGGATATGTTTGCCGCATGGTACGTCGTTTCCGCCCTCACGTACTACGAACTGAGCGCCGATATGCGCGTAAAAGGACTGTTCGGTACGCTGCGCCGCTGCATGGATTATCTGTGGCGCTACGTCGATAAGGAAGACGGTCTTTTCGAACAGCGCTTTGAAACGAGCAAGGGGCTATGGGACCACTATCTGGGGGATACCGGCAAGAACACATATACGAATCTTATGATTCTGGACGCTTTTGAGCGTTTGGCTCCGTTTGCGGAATTCTGCGGCGAAACGGCGTACGCAAAAACGTGCCGCGACCGCGCGAAAATCATGCGGGAGGGGATATTCACCCATCTGTACGACAGTGTGCAGGGCGGCTTCGTCAAGAGAAAGGACTGGCGCGAACTGTGCGATATGTCCAATCCCTACGCGATGGGAAAGCGCATGGTCAGCCGCGCGCAGGCAAAACAGATCGCCGCGCAGGCGGAAAAAATCACGCACGCTTACGGAAAGATCGCGGTCCTGATGATCCGCGGACTGTACGATTACGGCTATCCCGAAAAGGCGGAAGAAATGCTTTGCGGAAAACTTCCTCTTTATCTGGACGGGCACTTTTACAGCAACGTGGACTGGATGTCGGTGGTGAACAATCCCGATCTTCCCGAAACGGTGTACGAGTGTATGCACAATCCCCCCTGCGATTTCGGGGATAATCTCAACTGGGGCGATCTTTCGCACCCCGACAGCGGGATCTGCGGCGTGTTGTCTTCGCGTATCGCGGGCGTGATGCCCCTGAAAGCGGGCTTTACGGAAGTGCTCGTAAAACCGCACCTCGGGAACTGCCGCTTCGTGCGCTGCCGCGTCCCCACTCTGTACGGCAATCTCGATCTGGAAATTTCCATCGACGAGGGGAGGACGCTCGTCACGGTCGACGCACCCGAAGAAATTAAAATCTGGACGGATTTTTCAGAACTCGCGCAGCCCGTTCACACGGAAATTCGCTGCACGGGCACTGTGATCAAAAATAAGGAGGTCATCTGAATGAAAAAACTTTCGGCACTACTGCTCTCCGCTTTGCTGCTTTTGGGCGCCTTTGCGGCGTTTACGGGCTGCGGCGGCGGAAACGATAACCCGCCCGACACTACGACGGACAAGATCGACTATAACGGTACGATCAATATCAATCTGCCCATCAAGGACTATCCCTTTGAGGATATCGCCTTAAAGGCTGTCGCGGAAGCATACATGGATAAGCACCCCGAAACGGACGTAAAAGTCGAGGGGCAGACTTCTTCCACCTATAAGGACTGGCTGGATTCGCAGTTTGCGGGCGGCTCGTCGGTGACGGACGCGGACATCGTGCAGACGCTTTTGATCAGCAACGCTTATCTCACGACGAAGATGGTGGATTACAGTTCCTATCTCGTCAAGCCCAATCCTTATAATCAGAACAAGAGTTGGAAAGACACGATGGAAGAGGAAGCGTATCCGCTTTCCACCGACCGTTCGGGCATCTACACGCTCAACTTTACCACGAACATGAGCTTTTTCTTCTACAACAAGACGCTGTGGAAGCAGGCGGGCCTGACCAACGCGGACGGTACGGACAAAGCCCCGAAAACGTGGGACGAACTGCTCGAATTCTGCGCGCAGATCGAGAGCAACACGCAGGATAAAGTTCCCTTTGCGGTGGGCGGCGCCACGTATACCACGGGCGCGATGAGTTGGCTTTTGAACATTTACGGCGACCAGTATTACCGCGGCATTGCCGACGACATCCACGCGGTTGCGGGCGATTACTGTTACGATCCCGATATCGACGCGGACTGGACGCTGGACATTACAGACAAGAACAACGATTCTCCCTCCAATTACACGGCGAATATGCTCCGTTTTTATGCAGCGCTGATGGACAACCAGATCACGCCCAAGGACGCCAAGTATCAGGCGATGATCACCAATCTCAAAAAACTCATTCCCGTGTACTGTCAGGATAATTTTATTTCCAACAACTATTATCAGGCGGAGGAACTGTTCTGGGGCGGCAACGCCGCGATGGTCTACAACACCACGGACTTTTTCAACACCTATAAACAGATATTCGCCCAGCGCCCCGACGCGGAAAAATTCGAGATCGGTTTCTTCCCCGCGCCTCCCATGACGGGAACGGGGGACGCGAAACCCGATGCGGATACCGTGCGCTCGGTCGGCGGTGCGGTCGGCTGGTACGGCGTCGTCAAAAAGGACAAAAAACAGAACGATCTGGTCATGGACTTCATGATGTTCTGGGGCTCGAAAGAGGGACAGGACATTTACAATCAGAGCCTCAAAGAGCAGGGCGCGTATATCAGCGGCAACTCTCTCGTGAAAGACGTGGATACGCCCGCGGAAATTTATCCCGCAAAGGAATACGAATTCCCCGGACTTTGCCACAACAATCCCGTGGGGCAGTTCTTCGGAAACCTCGCGAGCATGAACGGCTCTTCCTATCAGATGTTCGAAGCGCTGTGCAAAAACGTATTCAACGGCGACATCACCGTGGCGAGATTCGGAGAACAACTCACCAAGGCTTTCCAGAACGATATTCCCACCTACTTCACGCAGATGGGTTGGAAATCGGATGCTTATCTGACGCCCGAAAAGGATCCCAGACTGTAAAAGGAACCTTTCATAAAAACTAATTTAGGAGGAATTATGAGAAACAAGACAAAAACCATTCTGTTGCCTCTTCTCGCGCTCGTGTTTGCGGTCATGTTCTGTCTGTCCCTCGCGCCCCTTGCGGCGCGGGCGGCGGATACCGACAAATTCGTGCTTCTGACCGACACGGCGACGAACGAAGGCGAGCCCGTCGGAAGCAATTCCGTCGCGCTCACGGAAAAAGACGGCGGCTTTACCGTCGCAGGCAAACAAAAGGACAGCCGCACCGTCGCGGTGTACGACCACGGCTATCAGTTGGGCAGCAAAGTCAGTTTTACGGCGCGCGTCGATCAGGACTATTCGGGCCTGAACGGCGGCGACCTGAAATCGCAGGTGTATTTCTCGCTCTTCTTCGCGCAGGCGGAAAAAGGGGAGAACGGCTTCGATGCGGCGGACTTTAAAAATTCCCGCACGGAAGGCAACGGCGCTTCTTTGCACCTGTTTTCATCGGAGGATCTCTCCCCCGATACGGGCGGCAATTACCGCGGTATGGTAAATATTTCGACTTTCGGAAGACGCGACATTGTCAATACCGATTCCATGTACGGAAATACGCACGGCGAGGGCGTTACGGATATCGGCTGGGCAATTTCTCAGAATAAACCTTTCACGATCGAAATGGGCACCGAAAAAGCGGGCGGGATCGATCAATTCTATATTTTGATCACAGTTGACCGCACGCCTGAAAGACCTGCGGTCAGCCAATCCAAGATTTCGTTCCCTCTGACCGATCTCGTCAAAGATACGGAAAATCAATCTCCCTATTATGTTGCTTTCGAATTTGCCAATATGAACGCGACCGAGCGCAGCGTAGACGCGGAAGTTTCCGCGATCACCGCCGAAGAGGCGGGCTTGACGCTCGAACCCGAATCGGTGTTTTTGAAACCCGAGCAGACCAAACAACTTTCCGCAAAGGACGCGATCTCCTCCGAGGCTGTCGCTGACGTCGCGTATGTTTCCGAAAATCCCGAGATCGCGAGCGTTTCCGAAAGCGGGCTCGTCACCGCTTTGAAAGCGGGCACGACCAAGATCGTCGCGACCGCTGCGGACGGCAGAAAGGGCGAGGCGTACGTCACCGTCGCCAACAGGATCACGCTCGACGCCGACGCAAAGGAAATGCAGGTAGGCGAATTTTCCAATCTGATCGCTACCACCAATCCCGCAAACCTCAGCGTTGTGTGGAGTTCTTCCGACGATGAAGTCGTCAGCGTGAACGGCGGTGTTTTGCAGGCGCTCAAAGCGGGTACTTCCACCGTCACCGCGAAGATCCTCAATTTCGAGAGCGGAGAACTGGAACTGAAAGCGACGTGCGAAGTCACCGTCAAGGCTTATGAAAAGCCCGAGGACGTGCACGGCGACGGAACGCATTATCTCTATTCCGAAAACCTGATCGCGCGCGGCACGGGCTATGAAAAGACCGATAAGGGCATTTCCTTCAACGGAAATATTCAGAACGGCTATACGTACGCGGTGATCGGCGAAGGCGTGACTTTCGATAAACCCGTCACGTTCGATATTATCAATAAATTCGACGCGAGCAATACGACGTACGCCAACCAGTTCGGAAGGTTTTTAGGCATCAGCATCAAAAACGGCGACGCAAACTCTATGACGGCGGCGGATTTCGCGCTCGGCGCGGACAGCGGATTGCAAGTCAATCTGACGACCAACGCCGAATGGTGGAATTACGGTCTTAAATTCATGCTCCCGTACCAGACGGGCGTTTCGGGCACGGTAGAGCAG from Candidatus Borkfalkia ceftriaxoniphila includes the following:
- a CDS encoding leucine-rich repeat protein, with the translated sequence MVYKKFKFLSWVLVLVMCATFAISALLPEGKRVDISADSSKEFSLSEDDSLGFADTSAAFDKSNVVNVNANVQGKHWMIVSLKGESLSETHGSSLQEYAKSARGKREADKLLSKQAKFLSALRGEGIPFEYKYGYTLLANAVAIKADVKYANRISGMDGVKSVNISEYYYAPKDSAVTNDANVWGTGIYKVDEEIAAEYNGRGMVVAVLDTGLDASHKAFLTNPSDKEALLTKDDVGARVFDGARSGVQAKNSSVTVNDVYYSEKVPFAYDYADNDADVYPSYSAHGTHVAGIIAGSPILDDNGEQETIKDQDGNEILDKNGNPMTFTGVAPQAQLAICKVFTDSETKETLGGAETADILAALEDCVKLGVDVVNMSLGSSAGFSTGDDEYMQTVYDSVREAGISLVVAASNDYSSNYGGAYGTNLSGNPDSATVGSPSTYAGALSVASINGQQAKYIRVNVAGNDKYLYYTEASDGNGNQKDFIAELKAKHPELVNSQTGDIKLDYVVVPGYGLSVNYTRNIDVKGKIAVVRRGGNVTFEEKVRVAKLKGAIACVIYNNVSGIIRMSLGNLNDPIPTCSITMDAANNFVSFQKGTMYVNESQKAGPFMSDFSSWGPTPDLKLKPEISAHGGEITSTVPNGWAEYSGTSMASPNMAGAMSLILSYVKQNVSYDQNNTDRDAVAMSNFLVMSTATIARDEADQPYSPRKQGAGLADIKKAMSTKAYLYVDKGDKAKIEVGDDPEKTGEYTLKFRVKNMSDAQRTYTLGTKTMTETIASDGMTVAERAYMLDNMSDISFKGKGVTGDKLVLAAGADVEIAVQINLGASAKAYIDKNFENGMYVEGFVTLTDTSTDTPVDLNIPWLGFYGDWYAAPMFDISEYELSEALQDDSIPDDEKPQAAIYPTVPLGSYNENKYIIPLGTYLYEQEAGVRQIYSSSDKAAISIYDTKGHRTVSQLYAIYAGLLRGAEYMNISITDAVTGEVVFQKTDKNVRKAYTGGSSTARAAVVELEWSAKELGLDNNKQYVFHMDGKLASMENRPYDASQYAYGKSFDFNFYVDTEAPEIVDYRVRYEPYKDESEKIRYSVYLDVDVYDNHYAQSIALCFADYSTMTLELLDANMTPIYSEKNSTTTVTLDITDYYDQNVDLYLQVDDYALNARAYRINNFKSLADAVNYPESIEIVSGEDATGEGYSKAVTIGVNEAYKLETLIAPADATSVNLYWSSDDENVVRVKDGELFGVGPGTALVRVYGGKNEYASASDGILVTVSDEVKSEPGVNKMELGLIQNTDDNLVNPTNAVVKVHPNESFRLRATLEPWYTSVPPVIEWESSVPEVASIGKDTGYVKTLSEGSTVIKGTLMINGKPSLYSVSTTLAVGPEFVVQNGYLREYHGAGGKVTIPKSLNVYYIYEEAFRDNVNITELEISAPCTEIQPLAFANMKSLKRVVFPETIEFVYRNAFYGCSKLEQIDLHSRAISFGAQCFANCVSLKRINNVQLLNGLKKEDVQILDLKEGVDFKRIPAHMASIGDEAFAGCSGLEALDITGLRVAGQGAFYNCIGLKKVTLSRFTAISDDMFLNCKNLTQLVYTDLTPDQIDVITYPNKVSPFGNCNIREITFLGGGDAFVMEEVNGVSAIYRGEDKKTLIRVGQNAVSFTVPASVEVIAANAFSGNSKLSSVNFAESGNLKEIGAYAFSGTGLTSVKLPATLEKLGKGAFSWCEFMTSADLSVFRGALPEQAFYNAALQQVSFGANITEIGAQCFAYTELGDVDLSATNVSALGDGAFENCEKLVGVKLGRIVSMGDGVFAVHGSGALVSVSFAMGSSALGTNTFSRQAVLRLLELPESMKALTEIGNGVFRGCKALEGVPFVPVSVGDSAFENCTSLKNIDLSALKTAGDAAFKNCSVFAAGDLSQLQIIGKEAFYGCVKSLSFDLPSVTAVGARAFEASGVKSLDFPNIKTMGDYAFFNTAIAGANGTLSIPSGIEKIGEGALGGLTFITAFSMGEHDKYFVENGVLYERVPNGVQILACPAGKTGKVVLNDRTVRVAASSFENATRITSVEFPYVFKAVGNRAFFNCGAGEYVFGCLKAPVLEAKPLTADDFAAGSEMYRILDDAGSIASEKFYANFKDYVALVLFAGKNGIVGKDDLQLKLVCPENATGFDGRIYAAYFSDRRTSEIIADDNARSALALIGQLPSAETVLALDKSDAAAWKEYRSAAAAAREALNLVSATQSRFVTNAETLYQVEEAMRERAADFGEIVTRKSISVGKEAAKMSYLRGEKFDPAGMVLVLVWSDGSREEITKGYSIVGGDKPLTLNNRTVTIQYEGLSTVLNVTVNKPAIESIEVETLPAEQDYRPGDTYVSAGLVIKINYVDGISELLYTGYTVEADLLKAGDNVITVSYGGKTITYKVTVEEQDDGVDPEPAPKGCASAVAFASVVPAGLLLAAALFVLRKKKNS
- a CDS encoding AraC family transcriptional regulator, encoding MDEKIREIGVAQFNPYVRYVNRLEGSVHENHIVPWRILYDFEVIFVTKGALKVLKDDSEYTIGEGCLHIMPPFVRHTRIVPERVATTYYGVHLDFMFDESSPDFSAWEVYKQPCERKLNTVPIRPDLAARKSYKPAIMELVESYPVRNKPRFVELFNKLYETFQDKSVGGRFCTKAYMILIIAEFLDDLKNQDAENASGADYVSQFIDYTMNHYSEEIDLNKVVRDYGISPSRFRAIFKHQMNRAPLEYIIDYRMEQAKKLFLTGKYNISEVGYMVGYDDMHYFSRLFKQKVGCSPTAFIKNLQHTS